In a single window of the Bradyrhizobium erythrophlei genome:
- a CDS encoding acetyl-CoA C-acyltransferase — MATASDPVVIVSAARTPLGRFMGDLSPFSAHKLGSHVIGAAVERAKLSPERINEVFMGCVLPAGQGQAPARQAARGAGLPDATGATTINKVCGSGMKATMLAHDIINAGSAEIVLSGGMESMTNAPYLLPKARGGYRAGHDRIVDHMLMDGLEDAYEAGRSMGDFGEATAEAYQFTRADQDAYAMETLTRARKAVEGGAFKAEIMPITVTEKAGPRTIGNDEIPLKVDPAKIPGLKPAFRAGGTITPAASSANADGAAALILAKRSLADRDGLPVLAEIKGHATHSQEPQWFTTAPIPAIRKLLDKVGWSVGDVDLFEINEAFAVVAMAAQRDLGIPREKLNINGGACALGHPIGATGARLIVTLLHALEAHNLKRGVAALCIGGGEATAIAVERILH, encoded by the coding sequence ATGGCCACAGCTTCCGATCCGGTCGTCATCGTCTCCGCCGCCCGCACGCCGTTAGGCCGGTTCATGGGCGATCTTTCGCCGTTCAGCGCCCATAAGCTCGGTTCCCATGTGATCGGCGCCGCCGTGGAACGGGCCAAACTGTCGCCGGAACGGATCAACGAAGTCTTCATGGGCTGCGTGTTGCCGGCCGGACAGGGCCAGGCGCCGGCGCGGCAAGCTGCGCGTGGCGCCGGCCTACCCGACGCGACGGGGGCGACGACGATCAACAAGGTCTGCGGCTCCGGCATGAAGGCCACCATGCTGGCGCATGACATTATCAATGCCGGGTCCGCCGAGATCGTGCTGTCCGGGGGCATGGAGAGCATGACCAACGCGCCCTATTTGCTGCCCAAGGCGCGCGGCGGTTATCGCGCCGGGCATGACCGGATTGTCGACCACATGCTGATGGACGGGCTCGAGGACGCCTATGAAGCGGGCCGCTCGATGGGTGATTTCGGCGAAGCCACCGCGGAGGCATATCAGTTCACCCGCGCCGACCAGGACGCCTACGCCATGGAGACGCTGACCCGCGCCCGCAAGGCGGTGGAAGGCGGCGCGTTCAAGGCGGAGATCATGCCGATCACCGTGACCGAAAAGGCCGGTCCACGCACCATCGGCAATGACGAGATTCCGCTAAAGGTCGATCCTGCCAAAATTCCTGGACTGAAGCCGGCCTTCCGCGCTGGCGGCACCATTACGCCGGCGGCCTCGTCGGCGAATGCCGACGGCGCCGCGGCTCTGATTCTCGCCAAGCGATCGCTCGCCGACCGCGACGGCCTGCCTGTGCTGGCCGAGATCAAGGGCCACGCCACCCACAGCCAGGAGCCGCAATGGTTCACGACCGCGCCGATCCCGGCCATTCGAAAATTGCTCGACAAGGTCGGCTGGAGCGTCGGCGATGTCGACCTGTTCGAGATCAACGAAGCCTTTGCGGTGGTGGCGATGGCGGCGCAGCGCGATCTCGGAATCCCGCGTGAGAAGCTCAACATCAATGGCGGCGCCTGCGCGCTCGGCCATCCCATCGGCGCGACCGGCGCTCGCCTGATCGTGACCCTGTTGCATGCGCTGGAAGCACATAATCTGAAGCGTGGCGTCGCCGCGCTGTGCATCGGCGGCGGCGAAGCTACTGCCATCGCCGTCGAGCGCATCCTGCACTAA
- a CDS encoding TetR/AcrR family transcriptional regulator has protein sequence MRYSKEHKLETHARIVKKASVRLREKGAHGIGVADLMKEAGLTHGGFYAHFDSREALVIEAFAYAMDRGTERWRKLAEQTPPDQRLATIVDSYLTPLHRDDPGRGCAIPTLGAEIARESPKTRKAFAAKLEQMIDMLAAQIPDVPRKAARKQATAAIATMMGTLVMARVAGSGDFSDEILGAGRDAVLDRATPPKPAAKKSAPRKAATLARH, from the coding sequence ATGCGCTATTCGAAGGAACATAAGCTCGAAACCCACGCCCGGATCGTGAAGAAAGCCTCGGTGCGGCTTCGCGAGAAGGGCGCGCACGGCATCGGTGTCGCCGACCTGATGAAGGAGGCCGGCCTGACCCATGGCGGGTTCTACGCCCATTTCGATTCGCGGGAAGCGCTGGTCATCGAGGCCTTTGCCTATGCGATGGATCGGGGAACGGAGCGCTGGCGCAAGCTTGCCGAACAGACACCGCCGGACCAGCGGCTGGCGACCATCGTGGATTCCTATCTGACGCCCCTTCATCGCGACGATCCCGGCCGCGGCTGCGCGATCCCGACGCTAGGAGCTGAAATCGCCCGCGAGAGCCCGAAAACCCGCAAGGCGTTCGCGGCCAAGCTGGAGCAGATGATCGACATGCTCGCCGCGCAAATACCGGATGTTCCGCGCAAGGCCGCGCGCAAACAGGCGACGGCGGCGATCGCGACCATGATGGGAACGCTGGTGATGGCCCGCGTTGCAGGCAGCGGCGATTTTTCCGACGAGATTCTCGGCGCCGGGCGTGACGCTGTGCTGGACCGTGCGACGCCGCCGAAACCCGCGGCGAAGAAATCCGCCCCCAGGAAAGCCGCTACGCTAGCGCGGCACTGA
- a CDS encoding enoyl-CoA hydratase, which translates to MHLLNPHCGVDRDPRGVVRLTICNAGSLNILGSAVINGVREGLEVLATERQTRALVVAGQSEKSMIGGADIREMAGLDQASAEKFITGLRDLCEAVRAFPAPVIARMPGWCLGGGLEVAACCDFRIAAHDAKFGMPEVRVGIPSVIHAALLPRLIGWGRTRWLLMTAETIDASTALAWGLVDTVAPQGGLDAAVEHTLAALMECAPEALRAQKALLRQWEELPLTESVNLSIGVFGQSYLTGEPQRLMQGFIDRKR; encoded by the coding sequence ATGCACCTGCTCAATCCCCATTGCGGCGTCGATCGCGACCCGCGCGGCGTCGTCCGCCTGACGATCTGCAACGCCGGCTCGCTCAACATCCTGGGATCGGCCGTCATCAACGGTGTCCGCGAAGGCCTGGAGGTGCTTGCGACAGAGCGGCAGACTCGCGCGCTTGTGGTCGCCGGCCAGAGCGAAAAAAGCATGATCGGCGGCGCCGACATCAGGGAAATGGCCGGGCTCGACCAGGCCTCTGCCGAGAAATTCATCACCGGCTTGCGCGATCTCTGCGAGGCGGTGCGCGCGTTTCCCGCGCCCGTGATCGCGCGGATGCCCGGCTGGTGCCTCGGCGGCGGCCTCGAAGTCGCCGCATGCTGCGACTTCCGGATTGCCGCCCACGACGCCAAATTCGGCATGCCCGAGGTCAGGGTCGGGATTCCCAGCGTCATCCACGCGGCGCTGCTGCCGCGGCTGATCGGCTGGGGCCGCACCCGCTGGCTGCTGATGACCGCCGAGACTATCGACGCGTCAACTGCCCTGGCCTGGGGGCTGGTCGACACGGTCGCGCCGCAAGGCGGCCTCGACGCCGCGGTCGAGCACACCTTGGCGGCGCTGATGGAATGCGCGCCGGAAGCGCTGCGCGCGCAGAAAGCCCTGCTCCGGCAATGGGAAGAGCTGCCGCTGACGGAATCCGTCAATCTCAGCATCGGCGTGTTCGGCCAATCCTACCTCACCGGCGAGCCGCAGCGGCTGATGCAGGGCTTTATCGACCGGAAAAGATAA
- a CDS encoding isobutyryl-CoA dehydrogenase produces MQFALNEDQIAVRDMARDFAAEKIAPHAIRWDEEKHFPVDVMREAAKLGIGGVYIRDDVGGSALTRFDAALIFEALAQGCPTVSAFISIHNMASWMIDAYGNDTQRKKWLPKLCTMELLASYCLTEPGSGSDAAALRTRAVRDGDHYVLNGQKQFISGAGKGDIYVVMVRTGGDGPNGISTLVVEGDTPGISLGANERKMGWNAQPTRAVIFENARVPVANRLGDEGIGFKIAMAGLDGGRINIAACSLGGAQSALDKSLAYMKDRKAFGKRLDEFQALQFRLADMATELEAARTFVWRAAAALDRRDADATMLCAMAKRFGTDVGFEVANQALQLHGGYGYLSEYGIEKIVRDLRVHQILEGTNEIMRLIVARKLIEGAR; encoded by the coding sequence ATGCAATTCGCTCTCAACGAGGACCAGATTGCGGTTCGCGACATGGCGCGGGACTTTGCCGCGGAGAAAATCGCGCCGCATGCGATCCGCTGGGACGAGGAGAAGCATTTTCCGGTCGACGTGATGCGCGAGGCGGCCAAGCTCGGCATCGGCGGGGTGTATATCCGCGACGATGTCGGCGGTTCGGCGCTGACCCGGTTCGACGCGGCGCTGATCTTCGAGGCCCTGGCGCAGGGCTGTCCGACGGTGTCGGCGTTCATCTCGATCCACAACATGGCCTCCTGGATGATCGATGCCTATGGCAACGACACCCAGCGCAAAAAGTGGCTGCCGAAACTCTGCACCATGGAATTGCTGGCGAGCTATTGCCTGACCGAGCCGGGCTCGGGATCGGATGCCGCGGCGCTGCGCACCCGCGCGGTGCGCGACGGCGACCATTATGTGCTCAACGGCCAGAAACAATTCATTTCCGGCGCCGGCAAGGGCGACATTTACGTGGTGATGGTGCGGACCGGCGGCGACGGCCCCAATGGCATCTCGACGCTGGTGGTCGAGGGCGACACGCCCGGAATCTCGCTCGGCGCCAATGAGCGCAAAATGGGCTGGAACGCGCAGCCGACCCGCGCGGTGATTTTCGAGAATGCGCGCGTGCCCGTCGCCAACCGGCTCGGCGATGAGGGCATCGGCTTCAAGATCGCGATGGCCGGGCTCGACGGCGGCCGCATCAATATCGCGGCCTGTTCGCTCGGCGGCGCGCAATCCGCGCTCGACAAGTCGCTGGCCTACATGAAGGACCGCAAGGCCTTCGGAAAGCGCCTCGACGAATTCCAGGCGCTGCAGTTTCGTCTGGCCGACATGGCGACCGAACTGGAGGCGGCGCGGACCTTTGTCTGGCGCGCGGCGGCCGCACTTGATCGCAGGGACGCGGACGCAACCATGCTGTGCGCGATGGCAAAACGCTTCGGCACCGATGTCGGCTTCGAGGTCGCCAACCAGGCGCTGCAACTCCACGGCGGCTACGGCTATCTCAGCGAATACGGCATTGAGAAAATCGTGCGCGATCTGCGCGTGCACCAGATTCTTGAAGGCACCAACGAAATCATGCGGCTGATCGTGGCGCGCAAGCTGATCGAGGGCGCGCGATGA
- a CDS encoding enoyl-CoA hydratase/isomerase family protein, with the protein MNAPVSEPDLIARREGAVGVIRLNRPKAINAVTLEMFRDIDKALDEFESDPAVGLILLEGAGERGLCAGGDIRALYENSKIKGDLGKILWREEYILNARIAKFPKPYVAFMDGIVMGGGVGLSAHSRHRVVTERTKLAMPEVGLGFFPDVGGTWLLSRSPGEIGTYFGLTGQTMNGPDAVYARFADAVVPSHKLGSLRETLVNLRAGVSSADVKTTIDQFATGETSGPVAAIQSQIDSWFAHDRMEDIVAALQGDGSELAQSTLKTLNEKSPRGMVVTLKLLRLARASASLEQCLVREYRAALEVFNSDDFREGVRAAVIDKDRNPHWSPARIADVTPEIIAPYFAEIGAGELVFDTTK; encoded by the coding sequence ATGAACGCGCCGGTGAGCGAGCCCGACCTGATCGCGCGGCGCGAGGGCGCTGTGGGGGTCATCAGGCTCAACCGGCCCAAAGCGATCAATGCGGTGACGCTCGAGATGTTTCGCGACATCGACAAGGCGCTCGACGAATTTGAGTCTGACCCAGCGGTCGGCCTGATCCTGCTGGAAGGCGCCGGCGAGCGCGGCCTCTGCGCCGGCGGCGATATCCGCGCGCTCTATGAAAACTCGAAAATCAAAGGCGATCTCGGCAAGATCCTCTGGCGCGAGGAATACATCCTCAACGCGCGGATCGCGAAATTTCCAAAACCCTATGTCGCCTTCATGGACGGCATCGTGATGGGCGGCGGCGTCGGTCTGTCCGCGCACAGCCGCCATCGCGTGGTGACCGAGCGGACGAAACTGGCGATGCCCGAGGTCGGTCTCGGATTCTTCCCCGATGTCGGCGGTACCTGGCTGCTCTCGCGCTCGCCGGGCGAGATCGGCACCTATTTCGGATTGACCGGGCAGACCATGAACGGCCCCGATGCTGTCTATGCACGTTTTGCGGACGCGGTGGTACCCTCCCATAAACTCGGCTCCCTGCGCGAGACGCTCGTCAATCTTCGCGCCGGCGTGAGTTCTGCCGACGTGAAGACCACGATCGATCAGTTCGCGACCGGCGAGACATCGGGTCCCGTCGCCGCGATCCAGTCGCAGATCGATAGCTGGTTTGCCCATGATCGCATGGAGGACATCGTCGCGGCCCTGCAAGGCGATGGTTCGGAACTGGCGCAATCGACCCTGAAGACATTGAACGAGAAGTCGCCGCGCGGCATGGTTGTCACCTTAAAGCTGCTGCGGCTGGCGCGGGCCTCGGCGTCGCTGGAGCAATGTCTGGTGCGGGAATATCGGGCCGCGCTGGAAGTGTTCAACAGCGACGATTTTCGCGAAGGCGTGCGCGCCGCCGTGATCGACAAGGACCGCAATCCCCATTGGTCGCCGGCGCGAATCGCGGATGTTACGCCTGAGATAATTGCGCCATACTTCGCCGAAATCGGCGCCGGCGAACTGGTGTTCGATACAACAAAATAG
- a CDS encoding AMP-binding protein, with translation MTTFQDARAFLLRYRTDYDKAVADFRWPDPVPFNWALDWFDAELARDPESKDRSALWIVDAGSNHETKLSFEALSRRSNQVANFLRAQGLKRGDHLLLLLGNVVPLWETMLAAIKLGMVVIPATTLLTPDELRDRLDRGRARVVVATQDQVAKFAGLGGDNLIRIVVGASSKHEGWLAYEQAADFPETFAPDGLTKADDPMLLYFTSGTTAKPKLVRHSQRSYPVGGLSTMYWLGLQPGDIHLNISSPGWAKHAWSCFFAPWNAGATVFVVNQPRFDAKGLLATIGRCGVTTLCAPPTVWRLFIQEKLATFKVSLREVCGAGEPLNPEVIDQVRAAWGLTIRDGYGQTETTALAGNSPGQKLKVGSMGRPLPGYRVQITDSDGQITREGEVSLLLGDDRPAGLMQGYQGDDGQLSGADGDLYRSGDVVFADDEGYLTFVGRSDDVFKSSDYRISPFELESILLEHESVAEAAVVPSPDPIRLAVPKAYVLLVSGAERSPQTALSIFRHLHTRLAPFKRIRRIELVTELPKTISGKIRRVQLRRLEHDNDRDDSLRGQEFREEDFPELQKLRPAGSSENG, from the coding sequence ATGACCACGTTCCAGGATGCGCGCGCCTTTCTGCTGAGGTATCGGACCGATTACGATAAGGCGGTCGCGGATTTCCGCTGGCCGGATCCGGTGCCGTTCAACTGGGCGCTCGACTGGTTCGACGCGGAATTGGCGCGCGATCCCGAGAGCAAGGATCGGTCGGCGCTGTGGATTGTCGATGCCGGCAGCAACCACGAGACCAAACTGTCCTTCGAGGCACTGTCGCGCCGGTCGAATCAGGTGGCAAACTTCCTGCGCGCGCAGGGGCTGAAGCGCGGCGATCATCTTTTGCTGCTGCTCGGCAATGTGGTTCCGCTGTGGGAGACCATGCTGGCGGCGATAAAGCTCGGCATGGTGGTGATCCCCGCGACCACGCTGCTTACGCCGGACGAATTGCGCGACCGGCTCGATCGCGGCCGCGCCAGGGTCGTGGTGGCAACCCAGGACCAGGTCGCGAAATTCGCCGGCCTCGGCGGCGACAATCTCATCCGCATCGTCGTCGGCGCATCGTCAAAGCACGAGGGCTGGCTGGCTTACGAGCAGGCGGCGGATTTTCCGGAAACGTTCGCGCCGGACGGCCTGACAAAGGCCGATGATCCGATGCTGCTGTATTTCACCTCGGGCACGACTGCAAAACCGAAACTGGTGCGGCACAGCCAGCGCAGTTATCCCGTCGGCGGATTGTCGACGATGTATTGGCTCGGGTTGCAGCCGGGCGATATCCATCTCAACATCTCCTCGCCGGGCTGGGCCAAGCACGCCTGGAGCTGCTTCTTCGCGCCCTGGAATGCGGGCGCCACCGTGTTCGTGGTTAATCAGCCGCGCTTCGACGCCAAGGGATTGCTCGCCACCATCGGCCGCTGCGGCGTCACAACCTTGTGCGCGCCACCGACGGTGTGGCGGCTGTTCATTCAGGAAAAGCTTGCGACCTTCAAGGTGTCGCTGCGCGAGGTCTGCGGCGCCGGCGAGCCGCTCAATCCCGAAGTGATCGACCAGGTGCGCGCGGCATGGGGACTGACGATCCGCGACGGCTACGGCCAGACCGAAACCACCGCATTGGCGGGGAATTCGCCGGGCCAGAAACTGAAGGTCGGATCGATGGGCCGTCCGCTGCCGGGCTACCGCGTGCAGATCACCGACAGCGACGGACAGATCACGCGCGAGGGCGAGGTCAGCCTGTTGCTCGGCGACGACAGGCCCGCGGGCCTGATGCAGGGGTACCAGGGCGACGACGGCCAACTGAGCGGCGCCGACGGCGATCTCTATCGCAGCGGCGACGTGGTGTTTGCCGACGACGAGGGCTATCTCACTTTCGTCGGCCGCTCCGACGACGTCTTCAAGTCATCCGACTACCGGATCAGCCCGTTCGAACTTGAGAGCATCCTGCTGGAGCATGAATCGGTCGCCGAGGCCGCCGTCGTCCCCAGCCCCGATCCGATACGTCTGGCCGTCCCCAAGGCCTATGTGCTGCTGGTGTCGGGCGCGGAGCGCTCGCCGCAAACCGCGCTTTCGATCTTCCGTCATCTGCATACGCGGCTGGCGCCGTTCAAGCGCATTCGGCGGATCGAACTGGTGACCGAGTTGCCGAAAACGATTTCCGGAAAAATCCGCCGCGTGCAGCTGCGCCGGCTGGAGCACGACAATGATCGCGACGATTCGCTGCGCGGCCAGGAGTTTCGCGAAGAGGATTTTCCGGAGCTGCAGAAGCTGCGGCCGGCCGGATCATCGGAGAATGGATGA
- the mmsB gene encoding 3-hydroxyisobutyrate dehydrogenase has protein sequence MANIAFIGLGNMGGPMAANLVKAGHTVVAFDLVGAARTQAKADGAGIADSAVAAVKGAEVVITMLPAGKHVVSVWTEVLPSMAKGSLIIDCSTIDVESAVQAHALATKHGIGSVDAPVSGGTGGAKGATLTFMAGGEQKAFAAARPVLENMGKKIVHCGGAGAGQAAKICNNMILGISMIAVSEAFALAEKLGLSHQALFDVASTSSGQCWSLTSYCPVPGPVPASPANNEYKPGFASALMVKDLTLAQDAAKATGAATPLGKHAQEIYKAFDAAGNGGVDFSGIIRHVRGLAGK, from the coding sequence ATGGCAAACATCGCATTCATCGGCCTTGGCAACATGGGCGGGCCGATGGCGGCCAACCTGGTCAAGGCCGGCCACACGGTGGTCGCGTTCGATCTGGTCGGAGCCGCACGCACGCAGGCTAAAGCCGACGGTGCCGGGATCGCCGACAGCGCGGTTGCCGCCGTGAAGGGCGCCGAGGTCGTCATCACGATGCTGCCGGCCGGAAAACATGTTGTTTCGGTCTGGACCGAGGTCTTGCCCTCGATGGCAAAGGGGTCCCTCATCATCGATTGCTCGACCATCGACGTCGAAAGCGCGGTGCAGGCCCATGCGCTGGCCACGAAACACGGCATCGGCTCGGTCGACGCGCCGGTATCCGGCGGTACCGGCGGCGCCAAGGGCGCGACCCTGACGTTCATGGCCGGCGGCGAGCAGAAGGCGTTCGCCGCGGCTAGGCCGGTGCTGGAAAACATGGGCAAGAAGATCGTGCATTGCGGCGGCGCCGGCGCCGGGCAGGCGGCCAAAATCTGCAACAACATGATTTTGGGGATTTCCATGATCGCGGTCAGCGAAGCCTTTGCGCTGGCCGAAAAGCTCGGGCTGTCGCATCAGGCGCTGTTCGACGTCGCCTCGACCTCGTCGGGACAGTGCTGGTCGCTGACGTCGTATTGTCCGGTGCCGGGCCCGGTGCCGGCCTCGCCTGCGAACAATGAATACAAGCCGGGTTTCGCCTCGGCCCTGATGGTCAAGGATCTCACGCTGGCGCAGGATGCGGCCAAGGCGACGGGTGCGGCGACGCCGCTCGGCAAGCACGCGCAGGAGATCTACAAGGCGTTCGACGCGGCGGGGAATGGCGGGGTGGATTTCTCGGGAATCATCCGCCACGTGCGCGGCCTCGCCGGAAAATGA
- a CDS encoding CoA-acylating methylmalonate-semialdehyde dehydrogenase, translating to MRTIGHFIGGREVKGTSGRFADVFEPMTGDVQAQVALASKAELRAAVENARAAQPEWGATNPQRRARVMMKFLELAQRDYDKLADLLAREHGKTVPDAKGDIQRGLEVVEFACGIPHLMKGEYTEGAGPGIDIYSLRQPLGVVAGITPFNFPAMIPMWKFAPAIACGNAFILKPSERDPGVPMALAALMIEAGLPPGILNVVNGDKEAVDAILDDPDIRAVGFVGSSPIAQYIYERAAATGKRAQCFGGAKNHAIVMPDADMDQTVDALIGAGYGSAGERCMAISVAVPVGKTTADRLMEKLIPRVESLKIGTSIDPSADYGPLVTRAALDRVRNYVEIGIQEGAKLAVDGRGFKMQGYENGFYMGGCLFDDVTKDMRIYKEEIFGPVLSVVRAHDYNEALALPSDHDYGNGVAIFTRDGDAARDFAAKVNVGMVGINVPIPVPIAYYTFGGWKKSGFGDLNQHGPDSIRFYTKTKTVTARWPSGVKEGAEFSIPTMN from the coding sequence ATGCGCACAATCGGACATTTTATTGGCGGCCGCGAGGTCAAGGGCACCTCGGGACGGTTCGCGGACGTATTCGAGCCGATGACCGGCGATGTTCAGGCCCAGGTGGCGCTGGCCTCCAAGGCGGAACTGCGCGCTGCGGTCGAAAATGCCAGGGCCGCCCAGCCGGAGTGGGGCGCGACCAATCCGCAGCGCCGCGCCCGCGTGATGATGAAGTTCCTCGAACTGGCGCAGCGCGATTACGACAAGCTCGCCGATCTCTTGGCGCGCGAGCACGGCAAGACCGTTCCCGACGCCAAGGGCGACATTCAGCGCGGCCTCGAAGTGGTGGAATTCGCCTGCGGCATTCCGCATCTGATGAAGGGTGAATACACCGAAGGCGCTGGGCCCGGCATCGACATCTATTCGCTGCGCCAGCCGCTCGGCGTCGTTGCCGGCATCACGCCGTTCAATTTCCCGGCGATGATCCCGATGTGGAAATTCGCGCCCGCGATCGCCTGCGGCAATGCCTTCATCCTGAAACCGTCGGAGCGCGATCCCGGCGTGCCGATGGCGCTGGCGGCGCTGATGATCGAAGCGGGGCTGCCGCCGGGCATTCTCAATGTCGTCAACGGCGACAAGGAAGCGGTCGATGCGATCCTCGACGATCCCGATATCCGTGCCGTCGGTTTCGTCGGCTCCTCGCCGATCGCGCAATATATCTACGAGCGCGCCGCCGCCACCGGCAAGCGCGCGCAATGTTTCGGCGGCGCCAAGAATCACGCCATCGTCATGCCCGACGCCGACATGGACCAGACCGTCGATGCCCTGATCGGCGCCGGCTATGGCTCGGCCGGCGAACGCTGCATGGCGATTTCCGTCGCGGTGCCCGTCGGCAAGACCACCGCGGACCGCCTGATGGAGAAGCTGATTCCGCGCGTGGAGTCCTTAAAGATCGGCACCTCGATCGATCCGTCAGCGGATTACGGCCCGCTGGTGACCAGGGCCGCGCTCGACCGCGTCCGGAATTATGTCGAGATCGGCATCCAGGAAGGTGCCAAACTCGCGGTCGACGGCCGCGGCTTCAAGATGCAAGGCTATGAGAACGGCTTCTATATGGGCGGGTGCCTGTTCGATGATGTGACAAAAGACATGCGGATCTACAAGGAAGAGATCTTCGGCCCGGTGCTGTCGGTGGTGCGCGCGCACGACTACAACGAGGCGCTGGCGCTGCCGTCCGATCACGATTACGGCAACGGCGTTGCGATCTTTACCCGCGACGGCGACGCCGCGCGCGATTTCGCCGCCAAGGTCAATGTCGGCATGGTCGGCATCAATGTGCCGATCCCGGTGCCGATTGCCTACTATACTTTCGGCGGCTGGAAAAAGTCCGGCTTCGGCGATCTCAACCAGCACGGCCCGGATTCGATCCGCTTCTACACCAAGACCAAGACCGTGACGGCGCGCTGGCCCTCCGGCGTCAAGGAAGGCGCGGAGTTCTCGATTCCAACGATGAATTGA
- a CDS encoding FAD-dependent monooxygenase: MRPAGKGPLESLYFNYPTFPAGLTPELEGVAARHPVVIVGAGPIGMTAALALARYGIRSVLIERKDTFNDGSRAICIARPSMHILERIGAVAPFVEKALGWRFGRSYYRGEQIFRLEMPHPSGEKYLPMYNLQQQYIEQFLHDAVSACDLIDMRWQTELSAIECGADGVSLGVSSPVGDYRLDADYVLAADGARSPIRSMLGLRLKGENYEGKYVIADIRMDHDFPTERRAFFEPSGNPGGTVLIHKQPDDIWRVDYQLREGESEQEALREENIRARVGAILTDIGHAKPWELEWWSIYSANTLCLDDYRHGRVFFVGDAAHIVPIFGVRGLNNGLADADNLGWKLGLVLSGEAGDRLLDSYSPERRGATLDVFANATKSTRFMTPPTHGWRLAREAALSLSLKHDFPRGLANPRQMQPYTYSESPLTPYASRDADFASGPISGSAAPNAKLADGSHLLDRAGNGMTVILFCDGSPDVEQTALLEQLRKLDKRFVSLLIQCQGFSSEPGAISDGDGAIARLFDAAPGALYLLRPDLHIAGRWKAIVPGEILRTASICLGRRMP; the protein is encoded by the coding sequence ATGAGACCTGCCGGCAAAGGGCCACTCGAGTCACTTTATTTCAACTACCCGACCTTCCCGGCCGGACTGACCCCCGAACTTGAAGGTGTTGCGGCTCGGCACCCCGTCGTGATTGTCGGCGCCGGACCGATCGGCATGACCGCCGCTTTGGCTCTCGCGCGGTACGGAATCCGGTCCGTGCTCATCGAGCGCAAGGACACGTTTAACGATGGCAGCCGGGCCATCTGCATCGCGCGGCCGAGCATGCATATTCTGGAACGGATCGGAGCGGTCGCGCCCTTCGTCGAGAAGGCGCTGGGCTGGCGTTTCGGCCGCAGCTATTACCGCGGCGAGCAGATCTTCCGGCTCGAGATGCCGCATCCATCGGGCGAAAAATACCTGCCGATGTACAATCTTCAGCAGCAATATATCGAACAGTTTCTCCATGACGCCGTCAGTGCCTGCGATCTGATCGATATGCGCTGGCAGACCGAACTTTCCGCCATCGAGTGCGGCGCGGACGGGGTTTCGCTCGGCGTTTCGTCGCCAGTCGGTGACTATCGCCTCGACGCCGACTATGTGCTTGCCGCCGATGGCGCACGCTCGCCGATCCGCTCGATGCTGGGTCTGCGGCTCAAAGGCGAAAACTACGAAGGCAAATACGTGATTGCGGATATCCGCATGGATCACGATTTTCCGACCGAGCGTCGCGCCTTTTTCGAACCGAGCGGCAATCCGGGCGGCACCGTGCTGATCCACAAGCAGCCGGATGATATCTGGCGCGTGGACTACCAGCTCCGGGAAGGCGAGAGCGAGCAAGAGGCCCTGCGCGAGGAAAATATCCGCGCGCGCGTTGGCGCGATCCTCACCGACATCGGCCATGCGAAACCGTGGGAACTGGAATGGTGGAGCATCTATTCCGCCAACACCCTGTGTCTCGACGACTATCGACACGGCCGCGTGTTCTTCGTGGGCGACGCCGCGCACATCGTGCCGATCTTCGGCGTGCGCGGGCTCAATAATGGCCTCGCGGACGCGGATAACCTCGGCTGGAAGCTCGGTCTCGTCCTCAGTGGCGAGGCCGGCGATCGACTGCTCGACAGCTATTCCCCGGAACGGCGCGGCGCGACGCTGGACGTCTTCGCCAATGCCACGAAAAGTACCCGATTCATGACCCCGCCCACACACGGCTGGCGGCTTGCACGCGAGGCCGCGCTCTCGCTTAGTTTGAAGCACGACTTTCCGCGTGGCCTGGCCAATCCGCGCCAGATGCAGCCATACACCTATTCCGAAAGCCCGCTGACACCCTATGCCAGCCGCGACGCCGACTTCGCTTCCGGGCCGATCAGCGGCAGCGCCGCACCGAACGCCAAACTTGCCGACGGCAGCCATCTGCTCGATCGCGCCGGGAATGGCATGACGGTGATTCTGTTTTGCGATGGTTCGCCAGACGTCGAGCAGACGGCGCTTCTCGAGCAACTGCGCAAGCTCGACAAGCGCTTCGTTTCGCTGTTGATTCAGTGCCAGGGCTTTTCGTCCGAGCCAGGAGCGATATCCGATGGCGATGGCGCAATTGCCCGCCTGTTCGATGCCGCGCCGGGTGCGCTCTATCTCCTGCGTCCGGACCTGCATATCGCCGGACGCTGGAAGGCCATCGTTCCCGGCGAAATCCTGCGAACAGCCAGCATTTGCCTGGGGAGACGAATGCCATGA